The stretch of DNA CAGAGATCCGAGATGATGTCGCCGTAGAGATTCGGCGCCACCAGCACCTCGTAACTGAAAGGGTTCTTGAGCAGCCACATCGTCATGGCGTCGATGTTGGCGTCGTCCAGGGCGATCTCGGGGAACTCCTTCGCGACCGCCCGGGCTGTCTCGAGGAAGAGGCCGTCGGTCGCGCGGACCACGTTGGCCTTGTGGACCACCGTCACCTTCTTGCGCCCGAACTTCTTGGCGAACTCGAATGCCGCCCGCACGATCCGCTCCGACCCCTTCCGGGTGTTGATCTTGCAGGAGATGGAGTACTGATCCGACGGCAGGTCCTTGAACGCCTTGAAGGGCGGCGAGAGCGCCGCCAGCGTATCGCGAAGCTGATCGGGCACGGTGTTGAACTCGACGCCCGCGTAGAGGTCCTCGGTGTTCTCGCGGAAGACGACGAGGTCGATCGCCTCCTTGAAGTTGAGCGGGTTTTGCGCGTACGCCTTGCAGGGGCGCAGGCAGATGTAGAGATCGAAGAGCTGCCGCATCCGGACGATGGGAGAACGATAGACGAGGTTCTTGCCTTGCAGCTCTGGAACCAGCTCCTTCTCCGCCGCCTTGACCGGCTTCGATGTGATGGCGCCGAACATCGCGGCGTCCACGTTCTTGAGGAGATCGATCGTCCGCTGCGGGAACGCGTCGCCCTCCTTGCACCAGAACTCCCAGCCGATGTCCCCGTGGACGTAATCCGCGTCGAGTCCGACCTTGTCGAGCACGATCCTCGCGGCCTCCATCACCTCCACGCCCACTCCATCCCCCGGCAACCACGCGATTCGAACCTTCCCGGCCATTCCCGAAACCTCCTTGCTCGAGCGCCCACCGCGCCCTCCGCA from Candidatus Eisenbacteria bacterium encodes:
- a CDS encoding isocitrate/isopropylmalate dehydrogenase family protein; this encodes MAGKVRIAWLPGDGVGVEVMEAARIVLDKVGLDADYVHGDIGWEFWCKEGDAFPQRTIDLLKNVDAAMFGAITSKPVKAAEKELVPELQGKNLVYRSPIVRMRQLFDLYICLRPCKAYAQNPLNFKEAIDLVVFRENTEDLYAGVEFNTVPDQLRDTLAALSPPFKAFKDLPSDQYSISCKINTRKGSERIVRAAFEFAKKFGRKKVTVVHKANVVRATDGLFLETARAVAKEFPEIALDDANIDAMTMWLLKNPFSYEVLVAPNLYGDIISDLCAQMVGGLGFGCSGNIGQKLAVFEPTHGSAPKYAGQYKVNPIATILAAKMMLDWLGQAEAGERIESAVAEVVREGKVRTYDMGGSAKTLEMAQAIAAKI